From a single Corynebacterium kroppenstedtii DSM 44385 genomic region:
- a CDS encoding N-formylglutamate amidohydrolase, giving the protein MRNNQPIHHQPLHSQSLCGHLSPEKLLTSGSNSTKSAKAHTRRTHHSADQRGPSLGNKRLGIALGLTLGLAGTFLVHGAVSGRNLGSAQASVSDASPVSEASATAQPATPDLATSESTTTHNSGTAELIERNEKYQSNHNDGAGKADSVRWVNRTATSPLVLIAPHATTQIRDGKRKPADLYTGGITEIVADRVGASSLTTTGKVSDWNKNWCTRDDEFTRIIDRLPKNAVIVEIHGMKDSSLDEPVSAGTGDEPSESTDAIVGALQDEFDGHVSQDKFEAESGYTVTDYLQKKGHSVLQIELSRSLRDPKSGQAGETLDHLTRAFSKAADQFPQLSTTPEANGEERLPHLT; this is encoded by the coding sequence ATGCGTAATAATCAACCTATTCATCATCAACCCCTTCATAGCCAGTCTCTTTGCGGGCATCTGTCACCGGAAAAGCTTCTAACAAGCGGTTCCAATTCGACGAAGTCTGCCAAGGCGCACACTAGAAGAACCCACCACTCCGCAGACCAACGCGGCCCCTCATTAGGTAACAAAAGATTAGGGATAGCGTTGGGGCTGACTCTCGGTCTTGCCGGCACGTTTCTTGTTCATGGTGCGGTAAGCGGACGGAATCTAGGCTCGGCACAGGCATCTGTTTCTGACGCGTCACCTGTATCCGAGGCTTCAGCGACGGCTCAACCTGCTACTCCCGATCTCGCGACTTCGGAATCCACGACAACCCATAACTCGGGGACTGCAGAGCTTATCGAACGGAATGAAAAGTACCAGTCCAATCACAACGATGGCGCTGGAAAGGCCGATTCAGTGCGATGGGTGAATAGGACAGCAACCTCACCTCTTGTACTAATCGCCCCTCATGCCACAACCCAGATTCGCGATGGCAAGCGGAAACCGGCTGACCTGTACACCGGTGGCATTACCGAGATTGTGGCCGACCGCGTAGGCGCGTCATCGTTAACAACGACGGGCAAGGTTTCCGACTGGAATAAGAATTGGTGTACGAGGGATGACGAGTTCACACGGATCATCGACCGCCTCCCCAAGAATGCCGTCATCGTTGAAATTCATGGGATGAAAGATTCTTCGCTGGACGAACCTGTATCTGCCGGCACCGGTGACGAGCCATCGGAATCGACAGATGCGATCGTTGGCGCCTTGCAAGACGAGTTTGATGGTCATGTGTCGCAGGATAAATTTGAGGCAGAGTCCGGCTATACCGTGACCGATTACCTGCAGAAAAAGGGACATTCCGTCCTGCAGATTGAGTTAAGCCGCAGCCTCCGAGACCCCAAATCTGGCCAAGCTGGGGAGACATTGGATCACCTAACACGTGCATTTTCCAAGGCAGCTGACCAATTCCCTCAATTATCGACGACGCCCGAAGCGAATGGAGAAGAGCGACTGCCACATCTCACGTAA
- a CDS encoding ArnT family glycosyltransferase, with product MTMGIVKGAGGSHSETTHHRQHHTSVPQGPNTRENTTKSGLRAQVQGFPRGKELVGFIALLLGSAFLFMWELDNNNYGNDFYAAASQAGSKNWTAFLFGSSDWGNTITVDKTPLSLWPSALAIKIFGLNSWSVLVPYALLGVASVAVLWATVRRYAGSTAAFVSGIVLAITPVAVLMFRFNNPDAMLVLLMTCSVWAAMRCVETGKWRWAVLTGVFVGLGFLAKQGEVLLIIPALVVLLAVVSPRSWKVKLGQSLATVAAMVVSAGWYIVAVALWPSSSRPYIGGSTNNSIWELTLGYNGFSRLSGNGSAPGGGSGGGPGGAGGSAGQAGSSASDAAQGAAQGAASAATNGMGQAGSSGQMGNMPQGGSPGGGGHGGPTFSGEPSILRLFNEQLGGQATWLFIAALIALVMGIVLCGRAPLKNTKRGLYIGLGVWLLMCAGTFSFMEGTMHQYYTVAMVPPMAGLVGMGAADAWQHRDRLWVRAVSAVAILASGVTGFGVLRRASDSFPTWLPWAILAATVIGAVGWFALPWMSAAGARRHADGSASSISARALSFRVGVVGIVAAAMLAGPSAYSAYTIAHANTGSMVSAGPKSDSGMGGPGGGGPGGQGADGQGGDEQNTGDGQPDADGQNNTDGQSATDGQSSADGQSANGQDGASSPGQASSNGQNGRPDGTPPNGGNGQGMPGGPNSANGTDGTGTTSDNSSNGMPGGSSDGSNGSSAAGGKQGGSSSPGGPAQMTVSDTLKNKLKEDSDKYKWSAATIGSQGAASYQLATDTDVMPIGGFSGSDDAPTLDQFKKLVSEKKIHYFIADSGQGGAPGGNNEITSWVKEHFSATTIDGVTVYDLTQEKSS from the coding sequence ATGACGATGGGCATTGTGAAAGGGGCTGGTGGCAGTCATAGTGAGACAACACATCACAGGCAGCATCACACCAGCGTCCCGCAGGGGCCGAACACCCGCGAGAACACCACAAAGTCGGGTCTTCGTGCCCAGGTTCAGGGTTTCCCGCGCGGAAAAGAACTAGTTGGATTCATAGCCCTATTACTAGGCTCAGCATTCCTTTTCATGTGGGAACTGGACAACAACAACTATGGCAACGACTTTTATGCTGCCGCTAGCCAAGCCGGCTCAAAGAATTGGACTGCATTTCTTTTCGGTTCATCGGACTGGGGCAACACCATTACCGTAGATAAAACTCCACTATCATTGTGGCCCTCAGCTTTAGCCATAAAGATCTTTGGCTTAAATTCATGGTCCGTCCTGGTGCCATACGCCCTTCTTGGTGTGGCTTCCGTTGCCGTCCTGTGGGCTACGGTCCGGCGCTATGCCGGGTCGACAGCGGCCTTCGTGTCGGGAATTGTGCTGGCTATCACCCCAGTTGCGGTGCTGATGTTCCGCTTCAATAACCCCGATGCGATGCTCGTCCTCCTTATGACGTGCTCGGTCTGGGCGGCCATGCGTTGCGTGGAAACCGGTAAATGGCGCTGGGCCGTGTTAACCGGCGTCTTCGTCGGCCTTGGTTTCTTGGCTAAGCAGGGCGAAGTTTTGCTGATCATCCCCGCGCTCGTTGTTCTCTTAGCGGTGGTTTCCCCGCGCTCCTGGAAAGTGAAGCTGGGGCAAAGCCTCGCTACCGTCGCCGCCATGGTCGTTTCCGCTGGTTGGTACATCGTGGCCGTCGCGTTGTGGCCGTCGTCGTCACGGCCCTATATCGGTGGCTCGACCAATAATTCTATTTGGGAATTGACCCTTGGCTATAACGGATTCAGCCGGCTCAGCGGCAACGGAAGTGCCCCCGGCGGTGGCTCAGGTGGCGGTCCCGGTGGTGCAGGTGGCAGCGCAGGCCAAGCAGGAAGTTCAGCTTCCGACGCTGCCCAGGGCGCCGCTCAGGGTGCAGCCTCTGCTGCCACTAACGGCATGGGTCAGGCTGGAAGCTCCGGGCAGATGGGTAACATGCCGCAAGGCGGATCTCCAGGTGGTGGTGGCCATGGTGGCCCGACGTTCTCTGGTGAACCGAGCATCCTGCGACTGTTCAATGAGCAGTTAGGTGGCCAAGCTACGTGGCTATTCATTGCAGCGCTGATCGCCCTCGTGATGGGGATTGTGCTGTGCGGCCGAGCTCCTCTGAAAAACACGAAACGGGGTCTTTACATCGGGCTTGGCGTCTGGCTGCTCATGTGCGCCGGGACCTTCAGCTTCATGGAGGGCACAATGCACCAGTATTACACCGTGGCTATGGTTCCTCCGATGGCTGGACTGGTCGGCATGGGCGCGGCCGATGCATGGCAGCACCGCGACCGCCTGTGGGTTCGTGCCGTGAGCGCCGTCGCTATCCTCGCATCCGGTGTGACGGGATTCGGCGTCCTTCGTCGTGCGTCCGATTCATTCCCGACGTGGTTACCGTGGGCTATTCTCGCCGCCACCGTCATCGGTGCAGTAGGATGGTTCGCTTTGCCGTGGATGTCTGCGGCAGGGGCTCGTCGGCACGCTGACGGATCTGCGTCTTCGATTTCCGCACGTGCTCTGTCGTTCCGGGTAGGCGTCGTCGGTATTGTTGCAGCAGCGATGCTTGCCGGCCCGAGCGCGTACAGTGCGTACACCATCGCCCACGCCAATACCGGTTCAATGGTCTCGGCTGGGCCGAAATCCGATTCCGGTATGGGAGGCCCAGGTGGCGGCGGTCCCGGTGGCCAAGGTGCCGACGGACAGGGTGGCGACGAACAAAATACTGGCGACGGCCAGCCTGATGCTGATGGTCAAAACAATACCGACGGCCAAAGCGCTACTGATGGACAATCCAGTGCGGACGGACAAAGTGCCAACGGCCAAGATGGCGCTTCCTCACCTGGCCAGGCGTCCAGTAACGGTCAAAACGGCCGACCTGACGGCACTCCACCGAACGGTGGGAATGGTCAGGGTATGCCCGGCGGACCTAACAGTGCTAACGGCACCGATGGCACTGGCACGACGTCGGATAACTCAAGTAACGGTATGCCGGGTGGCTCGTCGGATGGATCGAATGGATCGTCGGCTGCAGGTGGTAAGCAGGGTGGATCGTCGTCACCGGGTGGTCCGGCTCAGATGACGGTCAGTGACACTCTGAAGAACAAGCTGAAGGAAGATTCGGACAAGTATAAGTGGTCCGCGGCGACGATTGGTTCTCAAGGTGCAGCCAGCTACCAGTTGGCTACGGATACGGACGTGATGCCGATCGGTGGCTTCAGCGGCAGCGATGATGCGCCTACGCTGGACCAGTTCAAGAAGCTGGTCTCGGAGAAGAAGATTCACTACTTTATCGCCGATTCTGGTCAGGGCGGCGCCCCTGGTGGGAACAATGAGATCACGTCATGGGTGAAGGAGCACTTCAGTGCTACGACTATCGATGGCGTGACCGTTTACGACCTCACCCAGGAGAAGAGCTCATAA
- a CDS encoding aminodeoxychorismate lyase — MLHAGLDSVGREPRVHDSSQPLLFADDLAAVRGDGIFETLMLRGGSVRNLDRHAKRFRRSAAMLGLPEPDLDLWGRATDLAVEEWKKQYPELADRDCGLRWVLSRGRESTGRPTGWITVAPMSEEVERGRREGVKVMSAERGFRLDLSERSPWALIGAKTLSYAANMAALRYAHEHDFDDVIFISDDGAVLEGPTSTVIAVSDRRMMTPKTDAGILAGTTQASMFGIARERGWECEERRLTLDDLKAADGVWLVSSVRVAARVLSLDGFEFDRPDTADEVEEIAAEAVRE, encoded by the coding sequence GTGTTGCACGCAGGTTTGGATTCGGTCGGGCGCGAGCCCCGTGTACACGATTCGTCCCAGCCGCTGTTATTTGCCGACGACCTCGCCGCGGTTCGTGGCGACGGAATTTTTGAGACGCTCATGCTCCGCGGTGGAAGTGTCCGGAATTTGGACCGGCATGCGAAGCGGTTCCGTCGTTCTGCTGCCATGTTGGGGCTGCCGGAGCCGGACCTGGATTTGTGGGGCCGCGCGACGGACTTGGCCGTGGAGGAGTGGAAGAAGCAGTACCCCGAGCTAGCGGATCGCGATTGTGGCTTGCGGTGGGTGTTGTCTCGTGGCCGTGAGTCGACGGGTCGGCCGACGGGGTGGATTACGGTGGCGCCGATGTCGGAGGAAGTTGAGCGTGGCCGTCGCGAGGGCGTGAAGGTGATGTCCGCGGAGCGAGGGTTCCGCTTGGATTTGTCGGAGCGATCACCATGGGCCTTGATCGGCGCGAAAACCCTCTCATACGCAGCGAATATGGCTGCCTTGCGCTATGCCCATGAGCATGACTTTGACGACGTCATTTTCATTTCCGACGACGGTGCCGTGTTGGAGGGGCCGACGTCCACCGTGATCGCGGTGTCTGATCGTCGCATGATGACGCCGAAGACGGACGCGGGGATTCTTGCTGGTACGACGCAAGCTTCCATGTTTGGAATTGCGCGCGAGCGTGGTTGGGAGTGTGAGGAGCGGCGGCTCACACTTGACGATCTCAAAGCAGCCGATGGTGTGTGGTTGGTGTCCTCGGTACGGGTTGCTGCGAGGGTGCTGAGCTTGGACGGATTCGAGTTTGACCGGCCGGATACAGCCGACGAGGTAGAGGAGATTGCCGCCGAAGCCGTGAGGGAGTGA
- the ygfZ gene encoding CAF17-like 4Fe-4S cluster assembly/insertion protein YgfZ, with protein MATRETSNTSKTPGEAPTPTTYQSPLLDAIDGAADAPDGHQQHGVAWHYGNPLGEQRAFERFAGAVDRSHQRVLQISGADTLSWLNSLISQKIDALSPGSTTHGLILDAKGHIEHAFTIVRPQASLPDRDEDPSIYLISGPDTFDALQTYLTQMVFWSAVSVHEADLALITVIGPDTSTVVAHTLEDHHATSTLAATTPPDTLPEETITFTDPLVGTENSVHLLVPRPVLTDAFTTLIKAGAKPTGLMAYEAERIKAVIPEVHADLDDRTVPHEIDSFIGTPANAPTQRATADDGPTVSYVHLNKGCYRGQETVSRIQNLGRPPRLLVKLQVDGYSARRPEPGEAITSGKRKVGRIGTVVDDCDEGPIALGLVKRSIVEKLIGSGATGGSRSAVGTQTNTLEVEGTTLAIDPDSTHLDEAPKAGRQAVDKLRGKTR; from the coding sequence GTGGCCACCCGCGAAACTTCGAACACCAGCAAGACCCCCGGAGAAGCGCCCACTCCCACGACGTATCAGAGCCCGCTTCTCGACGCCATTGACGGAGCCGCCGACGCGCCCGACGGGCACCAACAACACGGCGTGGCCTGGCATTATGGGAACCCTCTTGGTGAACAACGCGCATTTGAGCGGTTCGCGGGGGCTGTCGATAGATCCCATCAGCGGGTGCTCCAGATCAGCGGGGCGGACACGTTGTCGTGGCTGAACTCGCTGATCAGCCAGAAAATTGATGCGCTCAGCCCTGGCTCGACCACTCACGGGCTGATTTTGGACGCTAAGGGGCACATCGAACACGCGTTCACTATCGTGCGGCCTCAAGCGTCTTTGCCGGACCGTGACGAAGATCCCAGTATCTACTTGATCTCCGGACCAGACACTTTCGACGCTCTTCAGACGTATCTGACGCAAATGGTCTTTTGGTCCGCAGTCAGCGTCCACGAAGCTGACCTCGCTCTCATTACCGTCATCGGGCCGGACACGTCGACAGTTGTGGCACACACTTTAGAGGACCATCACGCTACGAGTACGCTGGCGGCCACTACCCCGCCCGATACGCTTCCCGAAGAAACGATCACATTCACTGATCCCCTCGTCGGTACGGAAAATTCTGTCCATCTCTTGGTGCCCAGGCCTGTGCTGACCGACGCTTTCACGACGCTCATCAAGGCGGGTGCGAAACCCACTGGACTCATGGCCTACGAAGCAGAACGCATCAAAGCGGTCATACCGGAGGTACACGCTGACCTCGACGATCGCACGGTACCGCACGAAATAGACTCCTTTATCGGAACACCCGCCAATGCACCGACCCAACGAGCAACCGCCGACGATGGGCCCACGGTCTCCTATGTTCACCTGAACAAAGGGTGCTATCGCGGGCAAGAGACGGTATCGCGGATCCAAAACCTCGGGCGACCGCCGCGGCTCCTGGTCAAACTTCAAGTCGACGGTTACTCAGCCCGGCGACCCGAACCGGGTGAGGCGATTACCTCTGGGAAACGGAAAGTCGGCCGAATCGGAACCGTCGTTGACGACTGCGACGAAGGGCCTATCGCGTTGGGGCTCGTTAAGCGGAGCATCGTCGAAAAATTAATCGGCAGTGGGGCAACCGGTGGGTCGCGGTCGGCAGTGGGGACGCAAACGAACACTCTCGAGGTCGAGGGCACAACGCTCGCCATCGATCCCGACTCCACTCACCTGGACGAAGCCCCCAAAGCCGGACGGCAAGCCGTCGACAAGCTGCGTGGGAAAACGCGCTAA
- a CDS encoding acyl-CoA thioesterase — MTTKDTGHTTDTAESGATAKKPHATGRRNNSVTLRFLAAPNDILLAGAMGVHGGRVLEWIDKAAYACAVGWSGAYCVTAYVGHIHFTRPIPSGHLVEVKSTIAYTGRSSMHIVNEVFSADPRDGSFSRACDCLVIFVALDEHGKSIPVPTWTPTTDEEIRVRDAALSRVDLRKAIEDEMLKQTYTEDSTAPELVTRFMAKPQDVNWGGKVHGGTAMAWIDEAATACTMEFAGHRTVAVYAGGIRFYRPIQIGDLIEADARIIRTDTRSMQTSVHVYAGDPREGRSGMKLAIHASAAYMGIDEDGNPLAARHFTPTTEEDKRLAEHAETLRNLRAEYSPQPLVSQNPISRRIQ; from the coding sequence ATGACAACCAAGGACACAGGACACACCACTGACACCGCAGAATCCGGAGCGACGGCCAAGAAGCCCCACGCGACCGGCCGACGCAACAACAGCGTCACACTCCGGTTCCTCGCAGCCCCTAACGACATCCTGCTCGCGGGCGCGATGGGTGTGCACGGCGGGCGCGTCCTCGAGTGGATCGACAAAGCTGCCTACGCGTGTGCCGTCGGCTGGTCAGGGGCCTACTGTGTCACGGCATACGTCGGGCATATTCACTTCACCCGGCCGATCCCATCAGGGCACCTCGTCGAGGTGAAATCCACCATCGCCTACACGGGGCGATCGTCGATGCACATTGTCAACGAAGTCTTCTCCGCCGACCCGCGCGACGGCTCCTTCAGCCGCGCCTGCGACTGCCTGGTCATTTTCGTCGCCTTGGATGAGCACGGGAAATCCATCCCTGTCCCCACCTGGACCCCCACCACGGATGAAGAGATCCGGGTCCGCGACGCCGCCCTCTCCCGCGTCGACCTCCGTAAAGCCATCGAAGACGAGATGTTGAAACAGACGTACACGGAGGACTCCACGGCCCCTGAGCTGGTCACCCGATTTATGGCAAAACCGCAAGACGTCAACTGGGGTGGCAAAGTCCACGGCGGTACCGCGATGGCATGGATCGACGAAGCAGCCACCGCTTGCACGATGGAGTTTGCTGGTCATCGCACTGTCGCGGTTTATGCGGGCGGGATCCGGTTCTATCGGCCGATCCAGATTGGGGATCTCATTGAAGCCGACGCTCGGATCATCCGCACCGACACGCGTTCGATGCAAACGAGTGTTCACGTTTATGCCGGTGACCCGCGGGAAGGCCGGAGCGGAATGAAACTAGCAATTCACGCCTCGGCCGCTTATATGGGTATCGACGAGGACGGGAACCCGCTGGCTGCGCGCCACTTCACCCCCACTACGGAGGAAGATAAGCGCCTTGCCGAGCACGCGGAGACGCTGCGTAATCTGCGCGCCGAGTACTCCCCTCAGCCGCTTGTGTCGCAAAACCCGATCTCGAGGCGGATTCAGTAG
- a CDS encoding sterol carrier family protein, with amino-acid sequence MTKRIDAQQLVADLEQVRPWATDPQNVERPPRSVIARAVRTSLKALEADAPGHSVEVRVPPFAAVQCIEGPRHTRGTPPNVVETDGLTWIRLALGIVEWEDCSSEVEFSGSRAAEVSRWLPQVR; translated from the coding sequence GTGACCAAGAGAATTGATGCGCAGCAGTTGGTGGCGGACCTGGAACAAGTCAGGCCCTGGGCGACGGACCCACAGAACGTCGAACGCCCCCCTCGGAGTGTGATCGCTCGCGCGGTCCGCACGAGTCTGAAGGCGTTGGAAGCCGACGCCCCCGGGCATAGCGTGGAAGTTCGTGTTCCTCCGTTTGCGGCGGTGCAGTGCATCGAAGGCCCACGTCATACTCGGGGGACACCGCCGAATGTGGTGGAAACTGATGGCCTCACGTGGATTCGGCTCGCGCTGGGCATCGTTGAGTGGGAGGACTGCAGCTCCGAGGTCGAGTTCTCCGGTTCTCGCGCGGCAGAGGTGTCGCGCTGGTTGCCTCAGGTCCGGTAA
- a CDS encoding DUF3073 domain-containing protein encodes MGRGRAKAKQAKVARQLKYNSPEMDLERLQRELTGQREEEDSHDKWDRWAEDEPDEDDWR; translated from the coding sequence ATGGGTCGCGGCCGCGCCAAGGCAAAGCAAGCCAAGGTAGCACGTCAGTTGAAGTACAACTCACCTGAGATGGACCTCGAGCGCCTCCAGCGTGAACTGACCGGACAACGGGAAGAAGAAGACTCCCACGACAAGTGGGATCGTTGGGCAGAAGACGAGCCCGACGAAGACGACTGGCGCTAA
- the purF gene encoding amidophosphoribosyltransferase encodes MVITVGDVSRTDCVDPWCVEANAPTSSEPFTTGPWEADSGVPSGGFAPINLDDRGETEPHEECGVFGVYAPGEETAKLTYYGLYALQHRGQEAAGIGVGDGQQILVFKDLGLVSQVFDEPTLSALRGHVAIGHTRYSTAGGVRWEHAQPMFRTARSGGDVALGHNGNLINQGELRREAAAYGLIDPASDPTDSDVMCALLAYYHDEDTSLIQSAQELLPRLRGAFCLTFTDGEKLYAARDPHGVRPLCLGRLERGWVVASETCALDIVGARFIREIEPGEFLIIDDDGVHSHHFARAQHRGCVFEYVYLARPDSTIRGRAVNATRVEIGRRLAEEAPVDGDLVIPVPSSGTPAAVGYAQGSGIPFGEGLTKNAYVGRTFIEPSQTIRQLGIRLKLNPLREVIRGKRLIVVDDSIVRGNTQRALVKMLRDAGAAEIHVRIASPPVKWPCFYGIDFASPDELVANEFDSDDVVEGVRASIGADSLAYVSVENMVAASRQQRSELCCACFDGHYPLGLPDIGRKAGAVRDLQEHTAPGGH; translated from the coding sequence ATTGTTATTACAGTGGGGGACGTGTCGCGCACTGATTGTGTTGATCCGTGGTGTGTAGAGGCCAATGCCCCCACCTCGAGCGAGCCGTTCACGACCGGGCCCTGGGAGGCCGATTCCGGTGTACCTAGTGGAGGATTCGCACCAATCAACCTCGACGATCGCGGTGAAACCGAGCCGCACGAAGAGTGTGGCGTTTTCGGGGTGTACGCGCCGGGGGAAGAGACCGCGAAGCTCACCTACTACGGTTTGTACGCCCTGCAGCACCGGGGGCAAGAAGCCGCGGGAATCGGCGTCGGGGACGGACAGCAGATCCTGGTCTTCAAGGACCTCGGCTTAGTGTCGCAAGTTTTCGACGAGCCCACGTTGTCGGCCCTCAGAGGCCATGTGGCCATCGGTCACACGCGATATTCCACGGCTGGCGGTGTCCGGTGGGAGCACGCCCAGCCCATGTTCCGCACGGCCCGCAGCGGTGGCGACGTCGCCCTCGGGCATAACGGAAACCTCATCAACCAGGGCGAGCTACGTCGGGAAGCAGCAGCATATGGCCTGATTGACCCCGCGTCAGACCCCACCGACTCCGACGTCATGTGCGCGTTGCTCGCGTACTACCACGACGAGGACACCTCGCTGATCCAGTCGGCCCAGGAGCTCCTGCCACGCCTTCGCGGCGCCTTCTGCCTGACCTTCACCGATGGCGAAAAGCTCTACGCCGCTCGCGATCCCCACGGTGTTCGCCCTCTCTGCCTGGGTCGCCTGGAACGTGGCTGGGTTGTCGCGTCGGAAACCTGTGCCCTGGATATCGTCGGTGCCCGCTTCATTCGCGAGATCGAGCCGGGAGAATTCCTTATTATCGACGACGACGGCGTGCACTCGCACCACTTTGCCCGCGCGCAGCATCGCGGGTGCGTGTTCGAGTACGTGTATTTGGCCCGCCCGGATTCGACGATCCGCGGCCGTGCAGTCAATGCGACGCGCGTGGAAATTGGCCGTCGTCTCGCCGAGGAAGCCCCGGTGGACGGTGATTTGGTGATCCCCGTGCCCTCATCGGGGACGCCAGCGGCCGTTGGTTATGCGCAAGGTTCGGGCATTCCCTTCGGCGAGGGGCTGACGAAAAATGCCTATGTTGGCCGCACGTTCATTGAGCCCTCGCAAACCATCCGCCAGCTGGGGATCCGCCTCAAGCTCAACCCGTTACGCGAAGTTATCCGCGGAAAGCGGCTCATTGTTGTCGACGATTCCATTGTGCGAGGCAATACCCAGCGCGCCTTGGTCAAGATGCTTCGCGACGCCGGAGCGGCCGAGATCCACGTCCGCATTGCGTCCCCGCCGGTGAAATGGCCGTGTTTTTACGGGATCGACTTCGCCTCCCCCGACGAACTGGTGGCTAATGAGTTTGATTCCGATGACGTCGTGGAGGGAGTGCGTGCCTCGATCGGCGCGGATTCTTTGGCTTACGTGTCAGTGGAAAACATGGTGGCTGCGTCGCGTCAGCAGAGGTCGGAACTGTGTTGCGCCTGCTTCGATGGCCATTACCCACTCGGGTTACCCGATATTGGCCGCAAGGCGGGTGCGGTGCGTGACCTGCAAGAGCACACCGCGCCGGGCGGGCACTGA
- the purM gene encoding phosphoribosylformylglycinamidine cyclo-ligase, with protein sequence MNAHEVGSTGNSDDTSAANEGMSYAQAGVDIEAGDKAVELFAPLAKKATRPEVRGGLGGFAGLFALGKYKEPLLAASSDGVGTKLAVAQAMDKHDTIGQDLVAMVVDDLVVCGAEPLFLQDYIAIGKVIPEHVAQIVGGIAQGCQMAGCALLGGETAEHPGVMEPGEYDISATGVGVVEAADVLGPDKVRDGDVIIGMASSGLHSNGYSLARKVLLEDAGLPLDGVVEELDRPLGEELLEPTRIYALDCVELIQECETHTFCHVTGGGLVGNMERVIPDGLVAEMDRASWTPNPIFRLIAELGSVSDAEMEKTFNMGVGMVAVVSADEADRAQALLTARHVGCWTLGRVRIAGDGEQDRAVLVGDHPQA encoded by the coding sequence ATGAATGCTCATGAGGTAGGCAGCACAGGCAATAGCGACGACACGTCGGCGGCTAACGAGGGCATGTCGTATGCCCAGGCTGGCGTGGATATCGAGGCAGGGGACAAAGCTGTTGAGCTCTTCGCGCCATTAGCTAAGAAAGCGACCAGGCCAGAGGTTCGCGGTGGCCTCGGTGGCTTTGCCGGGCTTTTCGCCTTGGGGAAGTACAAGGAGCCGCTGCTGGCTGCCTCATCGGATGGCGTGGGCACCAAGCTCGCTGTGGCTCAGGCGATGGATAAGCACGACACGATTGGCCAGGATCTCGTGGCGATGGTCGTCGATGACCTTGTGGTGTGCGGTGCGGAACCCCTGTTCTTGCAGGACTATATCGCTATCGGCAAGGTGATTCCGGAGCATGTGGCGCAGATCGTCGGCGGTATCGCTCAGGGGTGTCAGATGGCGGGGTGCGCGTTGCTCGGTGGCGAGACCGCCGAGCACCCCGGTGTCATGGAGCCTGGCGAGTATGACATTTCCGCGACCGGCGTGGGCGTCGTCGAGGCGGCGGATGTGTTGGGGCCCGATAAGGTCCGCGATGGTGATGTCATTATTGGCATGGCTTCGTCGGGGCTTCACTCCAACGGATATTCGCTGGCCAGGAAGGTTTTGCTGGAGGACGCTGGCCTTCCGCTTGATGGGGTTGTAGAAGAACTTGACCGGCCCTTGGGTGAGGAGCTTCTTGAGCCGACGCGGATTTATGCGTTGGATTGTGTGGAGCTTATTCAGGAATGCGAGACGCACACGTTTTGCCACGTCACCGGTGGCGGACTCGTGGGAAACATGGAGCGCGTGATTCCCGACGGTCTCGTCGCGGAGATGGACCGTGCGTCCTGGACACCGAATCCCATTTTCCGGTTGATCGCGGAGCTGGGCTCTGTGTCTGATGCGGAAATGGAGAAGACGTTCAACATGGGTGTCGGCATGGTCGCCGTGGTGAGTGCGGATGAGGCTGATCGCGCTCAGGCACTGTTGACGGCCCGTCACGTGGGTTGTTGGACCTTAGGCCGGGTGCGTATTGCCGGCGATGGTGAGCAGGACCGCGCGGTTCTGGTCGGGGATCATCCGCAGGCGTAG